The following DNA comes from Alnus glutinosa chromosome 6, dhAlnGlut1.1, whole genome shotgun sequence.
GTagtcggaatccggccactgTGCTAAATTCCAGCGATCAGATCTCGAAATCTAGAAACTTTCGGTGACAAATTCGagttaccaacaaactccagtGGTTGGAGGTGGCGAATTTtcacaaacgtgcgtgcaataATGAgaagtttaaattcaaaaaatgatttacggttttaaaaaccgtaattcatttttcaaaaattaaagagacttttTTGATCAAActgtaaataatttttgttgaccatCATTTGTGGTTGCactaaataatgaaaaatacgaaaaatattttttagaaaaatattttacgctcaAATAAACGAAGCCTAAAAACGTTGGTAGAAGTATGAATATGTACCACAATCATAATTTTCCATACATCTAAAACATGAAAGATGATACacttcaacaatttttctttccaaacgACATGTCACAATCATTTgtgatctattattttgagaaatatcACAATCTCATGGGATGGTGACACATTACtacaaaaccaatttttgaaaaaaatatatttgataagTGTAGCACTTCTCTTAAAATATTTatggtttcttttttcttggcctTGAATATTGTAAAcagtgataaaaataaatacggtaatgattcaccaccactaaaagatacaactttttaccactttgcctatatatatatcaaggtggtcccccactactctctgagttttttttttttttttttttttttttaaaaaaaaaaataaataaattaagaaaaaaccaCATTGCCACATTACCAAGATAGTAGACAGTTATATGTTTAAGTGGTGTTGAATcattacttaaataaataataaacagGCAACTTACCCTTGCCGAGATTTGGGAGGTGGGTCAAATTAATATCCCTACAATTGGGGTGCTCAAATCGCATTGATActccgtttatttcgacgtaaaatgttttctgtcgtaaaatattttcgacaaaatcatttttcagaaaaaatgattttcctaaaaatatttccCGGCATTAGGCTAGTACGAAAAAATCATGAACGGTGTAAAACATAATTCGACAACTACCGCGGGAATCCAGCAACATCCAACCGCCATCTCCAAATTTCAGAGAACCAGATTTGACCGGTACGACTAGAACAGTTTTGTTGAAATCTGGCAAAGTTTGACCAAAATCCGGGCTGTACTGGCCAAATTCCAACCTTACTAGTTTGGCAAGAATCTGGTCCACCAGAATCCGacagaaattttcaaattccaaCCATGCTAGTCAAATTCCGGCCAGTTTGGCCAAAATCTGGTCTGTCGAATTCCAACAATTAGATACCAAAATTCGAAGATCTTCAGCAATAAAGTCAAACTACCAACAAACTTCAATACCCGACGGTGGTTGATTCGCACGAACGTGCATACAAGAAAGAaggattcaaattcaaaaaacaatttacgattttaatccaaaaattaaaaatatttttacagtcaaactgaaaatgattttcatttaccattatttttgctctcaccaaacaccgaaaaatgctaaaaacatttttcaaaaaacattttacgccgaaacaaactaGCAATGAGATTCCAATCTAAATAACTCCCAACCCCAGGGACTGTCCAAATTGCCTATAATTTACGATTTAGGAAACCAAATGGTAGATCCCCCACATGTTGCCAGTATGGAGATAGTCTAGTTAGGCAATGTGTTCGAACAACAAAGTGCGGCAACTTGGAAAAGCCAATCAAAATCAAAGCCACCTTGGTTATTACCATATAACCCAAACCGTAAGAGGGCTGAGGGAAAAGTGGAAGACAAaactatgagaaggtggttgtTTTGAGTCTCGGCCGTCCATCCTGGACAGGcagatagtaaaaaaaatacatccACCCATAGGAGGATACAAGCGGCATCCACCATCCTAGAAACCTTTGGTTATTACCTTACCTTAAcacggttttgataaacccttgCCCAAACCACATCATATAACTGTTCAAAAAAAATCCTGGAAGAGGCAAAACATGGGTATTTAAAACTTTTGCACAAGGACATGAAAACTAATTAGCCAAACTACATTCACAAGGTTCTTGGGCAAACACAACCATATCATAGAAACAATTTCAAAAGGAACCCATAAAGAAATGATTAGCCTAGCAAAATTCAGGAACTCCAGTTGAAAATAAACATAAACAGGGTCATACAaagatttaatattttaaggaaaaaaaaagggacaaaaaaGTCTCGTCTGTAGGGAGTAGCTCATTCTCGTTCAAATGTAACAAACACTTCTGAGAAAACTCACAAACTGAAACTCAGATTCCCGTAAATGCCTTCTTACCACCCCCAGAAGATCCAGCTGGAATCACTTTCAAAACGTTAAACCTCACCGTCTTGGACAAAGGCCTGCAAAAGATAACAACTATTACACATTTACAATTTCTGGGGGAGTAAGGTATACAATTTACCCAAACCCCGTAGTTCTTTCATCAATTTACAATAAACAAATGATACTTCcagaaaaaacaatatttaaatattcatCACAAAACTTATAACAGGATATTAAATTTAGAATCTAACCTGCACTGGCCAACAGTGACATAGTCCCCCTCCTTCACACGAAAACATGGGGATATGTGCGCTGGAATGTTTGAATGGCGCTTTTCATATCTAAGAGTtaacataaaaatttaattttctcatcaaacaaaaaagaatggaGAACTAAATTCATAATGTAGGTGAGTGGTTTACCTTTGGTATTTCTTAACAAAATGAAGGTAGTTGCGGCGAACAATAATGGTCCTCACCATCTTGGCACTGTGACAAGTACCAGAAAGGATACGACCCCTGATGGAAACATTTCCAGTGAATGGGCATTTCTTATCAATATATGTCCCTGCAAAGACATACCGGATGGTCATTTACTTAACATTagaataacttcaagaacacagAGAGCTAGCCATacaaaaaatatggaaaatCCCCTCCAAATCTGCAAATCACCCACAAAACTAAATGTGCCAATAGTCACTAAATCGAACTAATTCAGGGATCAAATCTAGGAATGATACATGGAGACAGTCGCAGTTATAAATTGATAATGACTTAAATCCCACAGACATGCGGTTACAAGGACTTGAACATAGCCCATGATATACCGTTTGACTAGAAAACCTTACAACAACTAATGCAGTATGACATTCAAACCAACTTCCAACTTCACCCCCTACCCCTTTTATTCActccaaacaaaacaaaaccattcACAAGATATAGTTACCAAAAGTATACATCTTATAACTGAAAGAAAAACCATAGCATCAAATCATCATATTCTACATATCTTGAGCAACAAAAGTATACATTGCAGGTATGGAAAATTGAACCACACAAACTGAGAAATATTTTGGGTATATACCACACAAGCATGATTTACCACAATCTCAGCTGAATTTCCAAAAAGATCATAGTTACAACACCAAACTGAATATGTACCATGGAAATCAAAAAAGAGTTGAGCTAAAAATTATCACTAGATTTTCACAAAGTTCATTAAGCGTAAACAACCAAGACAATAAAGAAGCTCCCCTGTAATTGCACTCGCAGGCAACTACCCAACATTGAAAACACACAATTACAAGacaaatgcaatcgtacatcatTACATAACAACAGTATTATTGAAACCAGCCAAGCAAACCGAACAAAACCaattacacattgttcacacagaCTAAACATATTGGATACTAAAAGCTTCAACATCAACACCACCACCTACAAAAATGCTCCAGCAAGCCCATTTATCAGGGAAACAACTAAACAAAGGTAAAATACAACATGGCAACAAAATCAACAACGCATAAATCACATCATAAAAACAAATCACGCCGAGTTAATACCATCAATAGCCTCTCTGGGAGTCTTGAACCCCAACCCAACGCTCTTCCAGAACCTGTTCCCTCCTTTTCCTGGCCTCTTCCCTTTCCCCGACTTCTTCGAGCTGCGCAATGCAATTTATCGTCACAATCTTTCTACGTACGATACCAGCATATCAAACttctcactatatatatatattcacaaacCAAGTCTGCCCCCAATAAGATTGCcgagaaaatttactttttgtttACAAAGCTTTCAAAAACCCCGTTTCCGATTCTCGATAATCCAACTAATAGCAATGAAATATTAATGTCATTAATTTTCTTATCATTCGTTTTCCGAGCAAACAAAAGGCGCACAGATATAGGTCTACTCAAAAGGAAATTTCAATTCTTACCAGAGGAACACCTTGGGCTGCTTCAAGAATGCCTTCTCCGTCTGCAATGTACATAAACGATGACCTCAGAAGCTTAACAAAACAGCATAGTGAATCATAATATACTCTCTAAGAGAACGAGAAAGAggaggagagaaagagagagggagagatctgAACCTGTTCCGCCATGACTAAGGTTTGTGGAGACTGGTAGAAGCCGACGACGCTAAGGAGGCGATGACGAAAAACCCTAGTCCAAGCAAACCGAGTCTAGAGAAGCTTATAAGGTGAACCCTATCTGCTTCAATTACCGAATTACCCTCGGTCTAAGCTAATTAGTAATTATGcaatattgaaaattttaataactatttaaaaaaattcctcACTTTCTAATTTGTTTAAGAAATATATGGCAGTAAATGAAGTAAAGCTACCCGTGAGCTCGCTTTGACTCGGTTGGATAAAGCTAAATTCGTGAGCGATTCGGttattaaaagacaaaaatttcctacaaatcggttggtaggaaattttatacgatccacatataaaattgacatgtatcatttggcatgtgagaagcacatattattttaatagtatgtactttttacatgttttttttaataggattaataaaataaaataaaaaataaaaataaaaattcacacgtttaaaggacacatgtcacttttatatgtgggttgtatgaaatttcatacaaaccggtttataggaaatttttgtctctTATTAAATGAGTCTTCGTAGACACGaaactatactcgattattaaacgatacaaactcGGCTCGCTCATTTATATGATACTAAATCTTATAATTTAAGTGATATACTGATATAACATAGtgtatcttcattatataatataaattatgtaataaacaTATGATTCATTATTTATATCAATATGACaacaacacttattttgtatgactaGTAACTAAGTATGATCTAATAAAGTAAATTATGTGATATaatctaacaattcatatggatatgatataaaaattcatatgtgatataattaagtgtatatataacaaagtaaattatgtaatatgatctaacaattgtAGTCTCGGTGGTGGCAAAGTAGGAGGCGCCCAACGGAAAGGCGGAGCTCAGCAAGAAGAGCAACTCCACAGGGTTTTCGAAGATTTGGTACCAATTTCAATTTTAATCATATGACCAATTTCAACAGCTTGAGCAACCTTTAGTTCTTCATTACAGTTGCAAGAGGTACTAGAAtattgaaaatagaaatcaaTTTAGTAAAAATTGATGAACGAGAATTACTTCTTTTAATTTGATGCTGCCACTAATATCAATTGCAAACGACGTGCGAACAATTGATGTAGAAGGCATATGGACAATCATTTGAAACCAAAGCTTATAACCCATTTTACCTATCTAGCGTGTTATTTGCACCGTCGTATCCTTAATTGCCatcaaatgttttgaatgccTAGATTATAATgagacaatacaaaatatatctCATGTTTTAGGGTTAATGTCGAAATATCAGGGATATGAACAAGCTCAAAAATATGTTCTCAGTCAAAGCCATATTTGCCAACAAAGTTTAAAATTACAGCCATTTTTTCCATCATCAATTCATCACAAGCTTTATCCGAAATTATGCAAAACTTTACGTCACTAATTTCTACACAAATTTCCTTTTTCACTTTGAAAAAACTCATgttaaatttattcattttcaaTTAACTCCCAAAGCTAACTACCATGCACCCACAAGTGTCGATACTATCAGAATAATTATTGACGTTATACCCATGTCACTCTAATAATGCATggtttggcttttaaaattatcattggacttgtgattaatcattattaaattttgatcaaatgattattttaaacaCCACATAATTATTAGAAAAACATGTACATAACGTCTAGAATTTCTCCTGCTATCAGTTCCTTAACCGATGGCATCCATGATCCTGTGACTTGATGCATGGACGGATGGACCTTTGCCTTCTTTCTGGCAGTCACTGGCCCGGGGGgggggaggaagaagaaggatttTGATGCAATTGTCTATAACACAATTATTACAACTTGTGGTGAAGTTAACAATTGGGTTGAAACAGAGAGGCAAATGGGCGCTGTGCAACACGAGTTACTTGCCTCTTAGTTAGCAATTTTATTCATAGCGGTCAAAATGAGCTGGCTCTTGATATTTCACGATCAAGGGTGTAGTACTATTTGTAGTAGCGGTCCTTATATATCGTATTAACAATCGAAAGATGGTCGAAAGAAAAAATCTCTATTTGACAGGACTTCTTCTTATACCTATGAATTTCATTGGACCCAGAAATGATACATTGGAAGAATCTTTTGGCTCTTCCAATATCAATAGGTTGATTGTTTCGCTCCTGTATcttccaaaaggaaaaaagatctCTGAGAGCCGTTTCCTGGATCCGAAAGAGAGTACCTGGGCTCTCCCAATAACTAAAAAGTGTATCATGCCTGAATCTAACTGGGGTTCGCGGTGGTGGAGGAACTGGATCGGAAAAAAGAAGGATTCTAGTTATAAGATATCTAATGAAACCGCCGCTGGAATTGAGATCTCATTCAAAGAGAAAGATATCAAATATCTGGAGtttctttttgtatattatATTGATGA
Coding sequences within:
- the LOC133872041 gene encoding small ribosomal subunit protein uS17; translated protein: MAEQTEKAFLKQPKVFLCSKKSGKGKRPGKGGNRFWKSVGLGFKTPREAIDGTYIDKKCPFTGNVSIRGRILSGTCHSAKMVRTIIVRRNYLHFVKKYQRYEKRHSNIPAHISPCFRVKEGDYVTVGQCRPLSKTVRFNVLKVIPAGSSGGGKKAFTGI